TGGATCACTTGTTCGCGGCCGGCTTCGTCGACCCGGTAGGCTTTGATCAGTCCCTTCAGCACCACGTAGAAGCCGCTCACGGGATCGCCCTCGCGAAAGAGGATCTCCCCCTTTGCCAACTCTTTCCGTTCGGAGTAGCCCGCGATCTCCGTGAGGTCCGCTTCGGAGAGTCCGCTGAAGATCGAGCTCCGGCGGAGTTCCGAGGCCAGCGCGGCGATGCGGATCGAATCGGGTGAGGTCATGGAAAAAGAGCCGGTTTTTGATCCAGGTCAAAGGCCGCCGCAACACAGGATGGAGGCCAGCGGTCGGCGTGGCGATTGTGGCTGCGTATGGAAACGAACGACAAGCCGGGTTTGACGCAACGGACGATCGATGTGGTGAAGAGCACCGCGCCGGTCCTGCAGCAGAATGGGGAACTGCTCACGCGCCATTTCTACCAGCGGATGTTCCGCGAGAATCCGGAGGTGGCCCCGCTTTTCAACCGCTCCAATCAGGAGAGTGGCAACCAGCAGCGCGCGCTGGCCGGGGCGATCTGCGCCTTCGCCGCGAATGTCGACCAGCTGGAGGTTCTCGGTGCTGCGGTCGAGACGATCGCGCAGAAGCATGCCGCGCTCCGCATCCTGCCAGAGCACTATCCCATCGTGGGTGCCAACCTGCTCGCCTCGATCCGCGAGGTGCTCGGCGCTGCGGCGACGGATGAGATCATCGATGCCTGGGCGGAGGCGTATGGCTTCCTTGCGAATATCCTGATCGGCCGGGAAGGGCACATCTATCAGATCCAAGCTCGCACCGAGCATGGCTGGAATGGCTTCAAGTCCTTCCGCGTGGCGCGCAAGGTGCCGGAAAGCGAGGTGATCTGCTCCTTCTATCTGGTGCCTGCCGATGGAGGAAAGGTGCCGTCTTACAAGCCCGGCCAATACCTCACGGTCCGCGTGGCTGATGGTGAAGGGAGCACCACGATGCGGAACTACAGCCTCTCTTCCGCGCCGAGTCCGGATCACTTCCGGATCAGCGTGAAGGCCGAGCCAAAGGGAGCGGTTTCCGGGTTGCTGCACGGTTTGAAGGAGGGAGACGTGGTGGAGGTGGGTCCGCCATGCGGGGAGTTCTTCTTGGATCTCACGGAGCATCATGAGCGGCCCCTCGTTCTGCTCTCGGCCGGTGTCGGAATCACGCCGGTGCTGGCGATGCTGGAGTCGGTGCTCGCGGAGCAACCACAGCGGCAGGTCATTTTCATCCACGGTGCGCTCAATGGCCGCACGCATGCCTTCCGGCAGAAACTCCAGGAACTCGCCACCGGGCATCCGCAGCTCAAGCTGCATGTCCGCTATAGCGAGCCGGAAGAGAAAGACCGCGAGCGGCGCTGGCATGACAGCGAGGGCTTCATCGATGCCGAGCTGATCGAAAGCCTGATCCCGCGGCGCGATTGCGACTACTTCTTCTGCGGGCCCAAGCCCTTCATGTCGGGCATCTACCGCCAGCTTCTGGCATGGGGGATTCCCGGCTCGCAGGTGCATTTCGAGTTCTTCGGCCCTAAGCAGGAACTCGAAGCGGTGGCCTCTTGAGCCCGCCTCCAGGAAAAGAGAAACCCGGCACTGCAAAGCGCCGGGTTTTTCTTAGCGTCAGGAAACACACTCAAAGGCCGCCTATGAGGGACCGAGCGGCAAACGAAGGCAGAAGATCGACGAAAGGATGCCGATCGCCACCGGGATCAGCGTGGCGGAGTCGCCGCTGATCACCTTAGCAAAGTGGAAGAATTGATTGTGCTGCGGCGTGGGGAACAGGAGTCCCGGAACCGTCAGGAACAGGGCAACGGCAATCGCTGGAATGGCGGCGATCCCGATGAAGACCGCCGTCCGGCGGTTGAACTTGCCTTTCAACAACAGCCTCGGGCCGGTGATGAACCAATCGCGAAAGAATTCTCCTTCGCCGTGCCGCCTGCGATTCCCCTGCGTCTGACGCAGTTCTGAGGTGGCAGCGGCGACAGCGACCTCCTCGGGTTCGTGGTTGGCTGGATGGGACAGCATGAAGGTCTCATTACACGTGATCGCGTAGGTAGACAATCCAGAAGTCTGAAATTTTTTGAACGAATCCCGGTTTCAGGTGTCGTGAGTAGATGGAGATGCCTCCGGGGTAGTCTTCCAAGGAGCGGCTAGTGATTGAAAATGAACTCCTTGGAGTTTAGGAGCGCCCAGAAGACATCGCTCAGGATTTGCTGCTTTTCGTTCTCGTCCTTGCCCTCGTTTACCGCGGTCACAAGCTTGCCGAGCTCCTCGGCGGTGGGTTCGCGGTTCACTGTTTTTAGATAAAGATAACGGATAACCTCTTCCGGTGACTTCTTTTGTTCCAGCAGTGTCGGGACGACTTTGCCTTCCTGGATGCGGTTG
This portion of the Luteolibacter luteus genome encodes:
- the hmpA gene encoding NO-inducible flavohemoprotein; this encodes METNDKPGLTQRTIDVVKSTAPVLQQNGELLTRHFYQRMFRENPEVAPLFNRSNQESGNQQRALAGAICAFAANVDQLEVLGAAVETIAQKHAALRILPEHYPIVGANLLASIREVLGAAATDEIIDAWAEAYGFLANILIGREGHIYQIQARTEHGWNGFKSFRVARKVPESEVICSFYLVPADGGKVPSYKPGQYLTVRVADGEGSTTMRNYSLSSAPSPDHFRISVKAEPKGAVSGLLHGLKEGDVVEVGPPCGEFFLDLTEHHERPLVLLSAGVGITPVLAMLESVLAEQPQRQVIFIHGALNGRTHAFRQKLQELATGHPQLKLHVRYSEPEEKDRERRWHDSEGFIDAELIESLIPRRDCDYFFCGPKPFMSGIYRQLLAWGIPGSQVHFEFFGPKQELEAVAS